Proteins co-encoded in one Sebastes umbrosus isolate fSebUmb1 chromosome 20, fSebUmb1.pri, whole genome shotgun sequence genomic window:
- the LOC119479573 gene encoding RNA-binding protein with serine-rich domain 1-like, giving the protein MAPSPTKRKEDDKSKPRGKEKSGATKEGADKDRGRDKNRTRRSASSGSSRSSSSSSSSSGSSSGSSSGSSSSASSHSGSSSSRSSSSSSSSSPSPSRQRHNNRRRSRSKSKSAKKDDRDRRRRSPTPKPTKVYLGRLTRNVIKEHIQEIFSTYGKIKMIDLPMNRIHPHLSKGYAYVEFETPEEAEKALKHMDGGQIDGQEITVTAVLTPTVRPPPRRLSPPRRMPPPPPMWRRTPPRMRRRSRSPRRRSPVRRRSRSPGRRRHRSRSSSNSSR; this is encoded by the exons AT GGCGCCATCCCCAACAAAGAGGAAAGAGGATGACAAGAGTAAACCTCGAGGAAAGGAGAAGTCAGGAGCCACGAAAGAAGGAGCTGACAAAGACCGGGGCCGAGACAAGAACCGCACGCGGCGCAGTGCTTCCAGTGGGAGCAGCAG GTcgagctccagctccagcagcagctcggGCTCCAGCTCAGGCTCCTCCAGCGGCTCCAGCTCCTCCGCCTCCAGCCACTCGGGCTCCTCCAGTTCCCGCTCCTCttcgtcgtcctcctcctcctcaccgaGCCCCAGCCGCCAGCGCCACAACAACAGACGACGCTCCCGCTCAAA GTCAAAGTCAGCAAAGAAGGATGACCGGGACCGACGGCGTAGGAGCCCCACGCCCAAACCCACCAAGGTCTACCTGGGCCGGCTGACAAGAAATGTTATCAAG GAACACATCCAGGAGATCTTCTCCACTTACGGCAAGATCAAGATGATCGACTTGCCCATGAACCGCATCCACCCACACCTGTCCAAAGGCTACGCCTACGTGGAGTTTGAGACACCCGAGGAGGCAGAGAAGGCGCTGAAACACATGGACGGAG gtCAGATCGATGGTCAGGAGATCACAGTCACAGCCGTGCTGACTCCCACGGTGCGCCCTCCCCCCCGCAGGCTGTCCCCTCCCCGCAGGATGCCGCCTCCACCACCGATGTGGCGACGCACTCCACCTCGAATGAGGAGAAG GTCTCGGTCTCCACGGCGGCGCTCTCCAGTACGTCGCAGATCTCGATCGCCCGGCCGCCGCCGTCACCGGTCACGCTCTAGTTCCAACTCGTCCCGCTAG
- the LOC119479572 gene encoding solute carrier family 2, facilitated glucose transporter member 11-like: MSSSVEPVEETSSKPSGGGGDCTLALTVCSAAIGGTFQYGYNISIINSPTTYIQSFINDTYVERWGVGLESPQVTLMWTLIVSVFSLGGLLGALLAGPLAVHFGRKNSLLLNNSFLFVGAVLVLLCRVARSFEMIILARFLVGMNSGVSMNVQPMYFGESAPTHLRGAVAFSSAVFTAFGIFLGQVVGITEIMGAEPHWHYLLASNALPALIQLLTLPWFPESPRYLLIDRGDREACLQALRRLRGGEAPASEMEEMLQEQEQQKSAALISGSTTNAKTPWSLFKDRDLRSQLRTVMGASSAMMLCGNDSIYFYAYYIFLAAGIPPQQIQYVTIGTGASELTASILSNLLIERVGRRYLLVGGYSLMSCWSVVFTVALTLQSRGVAWMAYLSMACVFAYILSFGLGPAGVTGILPTEIFDQAARPAAYMVAGSFMWISLFSVGMLFPFIVKSLGNFCFLPFSAVCVVSAVFLGLTLPETKGKTLAEITAEFDRKNGVKKERSDVQMDEPIRKDYHLGSCLISKRPTAVTPSEDDTFKSNICQLTNPASLLLTICHDLSRNLNK; the protein is encoded by the exons ATGAGCTCCTCGGTAGAGCCAGTGGAGGAGACCAGCAGCAAACCCTCCGGCGGGGGCGGCGACTGCACGCTGGCCTTGACCGTGTGCTCTGCCGCCATCGGAGGCACCTTCCAGTATGGCTACAACATCTCCATCATCAACTCTCCCACCACCTACATCCAGAGCTTCATCAATGACACCTACGTGGAGCGCTGGGGCGTTGGGTTGGAGAGTCCTCAGGTGACCCTGATGTGGACTCTCATCGTGTCCGTCTTCTCATTGGGGGGTCTGCTGGGAGCCCTGCTAGCGGGGCCCCTGGCAGTCCACTTTGGCAGGAAGAACTCACTGCTCCTGAACAACTCCTTCCTGTTTGTGGGTGCTGTACTCGTGCTGTTGTGCAGGGTGGCGAGATCCTTCGAGATGATCATCCTCGCTCGCTTCCTGGTGGGGATGAACTCAGGCGTCAGTATGAACGTCCAGCCAATGTACTTTGGGGAAAGCGCCCCCACACACCTCCGGGGTGCCGTGGCCTTTTCCTCCGCTGTCTTCACCGCATTCGGGATCTTCTTGGGTCAGGTTGTGGGAATCACCGAGATCATGGGCGCAGAGCCCCATTGGCACTACTTGCTGGCTAGTAACGCTTTGCCCGCGTTGATCCAGCTCCTCACCCTACCGTGGTTCCCAGAGAGCCCCAGGTACCTCCTCATCGACCGGGGGGACAGGGAAGCGTGCCTCCAGGCCCTCAGGAGACTCCGCGGTGGGGAGGCTCCTGCCTCGGAGATGGAGGAGATGCTtcaggagcaggagcagcaaAAATCCGCAGCCTTGATTTCGGGATCCACAACTAATGCCAAGACGCCCTGGTCCTTGTTCAAGGATCGCGACCTGCGATCCCAGCTCCGAACGGTCATGGGTGCCAGCAGTGCCATGATGCTCTGCGGCAATGACTCCATCTACTTCTACGCGTATTACATCTTTCTCGCGGCAGGGATCCCCCCGCAGCAGATCCAATATGTCACCATAGGCACGGGGGCGTCTGAGCTGACCGCGTCCATACTGAGTAATCTGCTGATTGAACGCGTTGGCCGCAGGTACCTTCTCGTGGGAGGGTACAGTCTAATGTCTTGCTGGTCCGTGGTCTTCACTGTAGCTCTTACCCTCCAGAGCCGCGGGGTGGCCTGGATGGCCTACCTCAGCATGGCGTGCGTGTTCGCCTACATCCTCAGCTTCGGCTTGGGTCCCGCAGGGGTGACGGGGATCCTACCGACTGAGATCTTCGACCAGGCGGCTCGGCCGGCGGCGTACATGGTGGCCGGCTCGTTCATGTGGATCAGCCTATTCTCGGTGGGGATGCTGTTCCCCTTCATCGTCAAAAGCCTGGGGAATTTCTGCTTCCTGCCGTTCTCGGCGGTGTGCGTGGTGTCTGCGGTGTTTTTGGGGCTCACCTTACCGGAGACTAAGGGCAAGACGCTGGCGGAGATCACGGCGGAGTTCGATAGGAAGAACGGCGTGAAGAAGGAGAGGTCAGATGTGCAGATGGATGAGCCCATTAGGAAGGACTACCATCTGG GAAGCTGTTTAATATCAAAACGACCCACAGCTGTAACACCAAGCGAAGATGACACTTTTAAATCCAACATCTGTCAGCTCACAAACCCTGCAAGCCTCCTGTTGACCATCTGTCACGACCTCTCCCGTAACTTAAATAA GTAA